The following DNA comes from Hordeum vulgare subsp. vulgare chromosome 3H, MorexV3_pseudomolecules_assembly, whole genome shotgun sequence.
GTTCACCGGCTGTTGCTTGCGCTGTATGTATCTTTTTTTATTTGAGGGAACATTGCTTGCGCTGATGCATATGCTTTGCTTGCCCTCCAACAGCTGTAAATCTTGGGGAGAGGTTTGATTGGAAATGTTCAACGCATATATGTATGTTCCTTCTTCAAGGATAAGTTTGCACTCTACTTGATTATTTCTCGCTGGGAGTGGGCGATTACTTTCCTTTTGCGTCCAAGCATGGTACTGCTCCTGTCCGGGGGCATGCCCAAAGTTTTCCTTGGCAAGGAAGTAAGAGATAACTACTATGCTGGATGAAGTTAATTTCGTGTATAATAATAGAAACATCTCATGAAAGTTAATCAGCTATTGAGAATGGCACTGTTAACTGTGTGACAGATGACTGATACGCTCCTCCGTGCCGACACGTACGTGAAAACGAAACGAGTGCAAATAACCAGTGAACGGATAAGCACCAGCAGGCTACTCTTTCAAATATAACGTGTGGCCAGGCCACGTATACATGCATTTCTACAAGTAACCATCCGGATTACAGGACTCGCTGTACCATTTCGACGTAAACGGCATGAGAAGCTCGGTTTCACGTCAATTGCGCAAAATGGCTCAAAATTTATTTGAAATGCAACGAACATTTCCAGCAAAAACTTTCGGCACGGCGAGAAAAAAGAACTTTGGGTACTAGTCGAGCATCACCGTCGCCCTCACTCTCCCGACCTTGGGCGCGTCGAGGAGCATCAACATCGCCGCGTCCCTCTTTGCCCTCCGATCAACGATGACGTGCGGCGGCACGAATACTTGGCTGCCGATCATCACGCTGCCGGCGAGGCTCGCGCTGAACTTGCTGAATCCGGCCTGTGGAGCCTGAGGCTTTGCGCCGGTAGCCCTACCGGTCTTCCCCGGGATGTCGATGGGGGAAGAAGCTTTCTGCCAGTTCGGCGCCTTGGTCGGACGGCGGTACTCGCCGGAGCACCCGTCATCgtctccgtcgccgtcgccgtcgtcgtgagAGTAGCGCGTCTCGGCTAGATCAGGCTCTTGGGCTGCATCTGGCCACAGTATGTCTGCTTCATGgaattcttcctcctcctcctgctcttctCGTAGCATCTTCTTTTGCTCGACTTACCTCCTAGCTTGGTGTAATTTGGATAGGGTATAAGTACGTATTAAGTAGTAGTATTACATGGCGGATGGGGTGTATATCTAGGACTCTCTACGCCGATTACCCAACTACCCATCCGGCCATGTTTGTCTTATCCTACTACAGTATTATCTTACAGAAGTTACCGACCGTGTTATCAGCTGATACGGTAGTCGTTTGAATGAGTCCAGAGAGGTTACTGAATCAGCAGCGAGTCAGCGACGTGTATAGATGGAGCGTATCATCAAGGAACCACACTGGCATTTGCAGTTTGACCATATGTATATTAATTTTTTCATATGGAGTACTATAGTACTATATGTtatgtcacacacacacacacgtacacaATGAATAAGTTTTACACCGACGGATTTAATTTCATCTCGCTCTTCCAACTCCAACCAATTCACAAATGAGACCGATTGAGGAAAATTCATCGACATTCGTCCTAGCCTCCGCAGCTATCTTATTTACTCTACAAACTGGAGCAACCCAAGAAGAGGGGCAtgctgcatgcatgcatccagcaTCCATGCATCAGTGCAGCCCGGCCGCGCGCCGTCGGCCACGAGCGAGACGGGCGCACTCCGGCAAGGGCGGGGCGGGGCTAGCTCTCGATGAAGCCGGTCATGCGGAGGACGGAGTCGCGCGTGCGGGTGAGGTCGCGGCCCTTGAGCGTCCGCCCCTGGCCGGAGCACACGGAGGACGCCGCCCTGCGCCGCGCCATCAGCACGTGCGGCGGCTCcacctcgccgtcctcctcctccccgcggcccatCCGCCCGTCCGGCCCGCCGGAGGCCGCCGGGATCTCGATCGGGTGCGTGAACGGCCGCCGCTCCTGCGCCCACGCCGCGCATTTCGCCGACAGGGCCGCGCTCTGCGTCGTCGTCGACATGACCGACCAACCAGCAGCAGGAGCTCGCAGCCGGCCGTAGCTAGCTAGCCGCGAATGAGATGACCGATGAGAGAGCTTGTGGAACACGACGGACGGACAGCTCGCCGAAATCTTTCCCTCTGCGGCTGGGCATGGCCGGAGGGATTTATAGGGCccggcaggcaggcaggcagctaCCTAGGCAGGAGtagcagctagctagctagctaggtagCTAAGCTAAGGCACGTTCCGTGTGGAGCTGCACCGCTCTCGCGCTTGTGTGACAGATAAGTATGCGGTTTTGAGGCTTTGACGGGAAGGGAAGGAATAATTCCATAAATCTCCGTCCAATGCCTTGGGCGGCCGGGCTTGCCACGCAACGAAACTGAGGCAGTTCTCATATATATTCCCCTGTGCGTTCACGTAATCGCCTTGTTCAAATTAGGATCGTCGATGTGGCCGGTTGGCTTTGCCTTTCAGGCTCGAGCACCCCCACCtcctgattttgatttgatttgatccATCCGTCGTTTGGTGCTTGATGATTGAATCCGGATGTGATTTTCGGCGATCATGCGTTTTGTCGCAGCGCCAAGAGAGCGCACCGGCCGGGCCGTTTCTTGATTGGTTGTGTTGCCCGTGTGGCATGCATACCCCACGTGTTCTTGGTttttgtgtgtgtgcgtgtgcgtgCACGTGCACGTTTGTGGATAACACTGACGTCCGGGGAAGGACTTGCACGCGTGGCGCGCGCCGACGACGATGCTGTGCTGCTCTCGGCAAGAATCTGTGGGTGGACGCGCCGGCAGAAACACTGCTTCACTTGCCAGTAgcacatgcatgttaaaacagtACCTGCTCCGTAAAGAAATTAGTGAACTAAACGTTTTTACTGTGTTATTGTTCGATCGCTCAGGCATGCATAGGCAGCATCAGAAGGACCATTTTAGTGGAAAGCAGATCTTGACTCGCTGGTAGGCTTTTGGTACGGTAGCATCGACTAGGACGAtgctcacatgcaacgggaaacggTCACGAAGTAGACGTCTAGTATAGACTAGAGGGCTAGGTTCGATGAACTTGTGAACGACTCGTCCAATGATTTCTAGCATCAGCGTGCTATGATCATCTACAACGGCGTACATCAAATTCGGACCCTCATGCGGATGTCGCCGCGTCCGTGAAcactgatcgattacatcttaaATTGCCTCTCTGCGTTTTGAATATCTAATTTTGGAAATCTTAAACCCATACAAAACATACGTACGAAGGAAACCGTAGGTAGATTAGTCTATATATACTATCTTAGTCCTCGTCAAAGATGTTCAATATTTACGTGCCTAGTTTCGCGTACATGGACGGAAGCCGCAACTTCCGCTCACCGCCTTGTCCTGTGTCAAGTTCGAGGAAAAGCGCGTCGGTCGCCGCGTGTTCCTACCGGATGTACTGTTGGTTGGCATCGACATAGCTCTCATCCTAGATGAACTTCAAGATGACATGCTGCTCCATCATGTCTATGTTATCTACTGAATCTCTCTCATTGGTATTTATCGAACTAAGACAGAGTAGCTACGGTTTGGT
Coding sequences within:
- the LOC123440193 gene encoding uncharacterized protein LOC123440193, whose product is MSTTTQSAALSAKCAAWAQERRPFTHPIEIPAASGGPDGRMGRGEEEDGEVEPPHVLMARRRAASSVCSGQGRTLKGRDLTRTRDSVLRMTGFIES